From Syntrophorhabdaceae bacterium:
TAGTCTCTCCATTATGAAAAAGGACAGTAATGGTCATACCTTCTTTGAGATAATTTTTGGCATCACCGAGATTTTTCTCATTTATAAAAAGCTGTTCATAATTATCTACGTCCATGAAATAGAACTTCTCGCTCTCCCTGTATAGATACTGCATCTGTTTCTCTTCAAGATCGGGTTCTTCAAATTTTTCTCCTGACCTGAATGTCTTATCAAGAACATTGCCTGTAATAAGGCTTTTAACCCTTGTCTTAACGAATGCAGCCCCTTTACCTGGTTTAACATGCTGAAAA
This genomic window contains:
- the efp gene encoding elongation factor P, which translates into the protein MMIVSTSEFRKGLRILLEKEPFIIVDFQHVKPGKGAAFVKTRVKSLITGNVLDKTFRSGEKFEEPDLEEKQMQYLYRESEKFYFMDVDNYEQLFINEKNLGDAKNYLKEGMTITVLFHNGETIGVEIQNFVNLQIVKTEPGIKGDTAQNATKPALLETGYTIQVPLFVDEGDVVKIDTRTGEYVERVSK